A segment of the Acaryochloris marina S15 genome:
CACCAAGACGAGCTTTAAGTAATGCCAACCCACAGCAAGATTGTCGTAACCAAAGGCTTTCAAAACGGCAATTTGATCTCGCTGGGTACTCACTAGTCGAGCGAGCACAAGATTCAGCAAAAACGCTGCAATCCCCAGAAAGACGAAGGGCACCATCACCGCTGTGGCGGCCAAGCTCTCGATTTCGCTGTTGATAAACTGATGGGATATCTGATCAGCCCGTTCGTATGCCCCCAGTCCTCCATAGGGTTTCAATACCTGATCAAGCCGAAAAATGACACTGGCTGGATTAGCGTCTGGCATCAAAGACAGGGCGACATCATTAAACGCTCCATCCAGATCAAAGGCTGTTGCCAACGCTTCACGCCCCATCCAGATCACCCCAAAGCGCTGATTGTCTGGGAACAGCTCCACTCCCCTAATTTCATAAACATATTCTGGCGACAGGGCAATTCCGACAATCCGTAATTGCTGCCACCGTTCGTTGATCACGGCGCCCAGGGTATCCCCCAGCTCCAAATGATTTGCTTGCGCAAACACCTCACTGACTAAAACCTGATCTCGTCGTCCAGGCTCAATATATTGGCCTTGACGAATGAACAGATCGTTTAACATCGGGGTCCGCTGCTCAGGAATGGCAATCAACCGACCGGTTGCTGGTTCCGGCAGGGAGGGCACATCTAAATTCACATCCACGACCACCCGTGTCTGCACTTGTTGCACACCTGGTAGTTCAGCAATCCGCTCTATCAGGGAATCCGGTGCCCGCTTCAGCTGTGCAAACACATCCGCAAATTGATAGCGATCATAGTAGGTCTGCTGTGAAAGCTGCAGGGAATCGTAGGCACTCAGCATGGTCACCAAACAAGCAATCCCACAGGCGACGATCAAGGCGATCGCAATTACCTGTCCACGGAGATGACGGAGATCTCGAAGGAGTTTTTGGTCAAGGGCTACCACTCCAACTCTCCCGGTTTCAATTTGTGTTCATTCTCTCGAACAGCCACTATCTCGCCACTCCGCATGGTAATCACCCGATCGGCCATGGCGGCAATCCCAGCATTGTGGGTAATGACAGCTGTCGTTGTCCCTAACTCTCGATTGACTTGGGCGAGGGCTTCCAGGACAAGCTTACCGGTTTGGTAATCTAAGGCTCCCGTGGGTTCATCGCAGAGAAGCACTTGGGGGCGTTTGGCAATCGCTCGTGCGATCGCAACCCGCTGCTGTTCTCCACCGGATAGTTGAGCCGGAAAGTGATTGATCCGATCACCGAGATGAACCCGTTCTAGCGCTTCGCGGGGATGCATGGGCTGGGGAGCTATCTCGGTAACGAGAGCGACATTCTCCCGAGCAGTAAGACTAGGAATCAGGTTATAGAACTGAAAAACAAAACCCACACTCTGGCGACGAAAGCGAGTGAGAGTGCGATCACTAGCGGCGGTTAGATCTTGCCCCTGAAATATCACCTGTCCACTGGAAGGAACATCTAATCCCCCGAGAATATTGAGCAGAGTGGATTTTCCGCTGCCAGAAGGACCGAGTAAAACGATAAATTCACCGGTAAAAAGCTCCAAATCCACCGATCTGAGAGCCTCAACCGTCACCTCTCCCATCACATAGGTTTTGGTCACACCCCTCACCTGAAAAAGACTCGGACTGGCGAGAGTTATCCTGGAATTGCCTTTGTTGTTAGAGATTTGTGAAGGCTGAGACATGGGCTAAAACCATCGTCACGACAAGACTTATTTCCGTAATCTCCCCGGTTCGGCACGTAAAAACTCTTTGGCACATTAGTTTGAACTTAGTTTCCAAGCTTGAGAAACTTGTGAAGTAGCAAGGACGCTCACAACTTTCTCAATGAATACCCAGTTCAATCACTGTGCCCACAATTTGATGTCCCAAAATAAGTGGTAGTTTTGGGTCTGGCAGCTCGCCATCAACAATATGTAAATCGGTTCGACAAACCTCACAAACATGAACCTGCAATAGAAGTTGGTGAGAATTGGGGTTGGGAATGGGGCGTTCTATACACTGGAGAAGTTGACCAGGGGCATCTAGTTGCATCAATGTCACTGACTTAAGAAAGTAGAAAAGGGCTGTAAGTCTTGATAGATATAGAATCAAGACTTGCAATCCATCAATAATCTGCCTTCTACTATGTCTGAGTCAGCCGAAATTCTCAAGCACCAGTTTTCCCAAAGCCTGGGATTGCCCTGGACGGATATTCTTCCTGCTTCAATGCTGACCGACATCCTAGCAGAGGAATCAATCTCTTATCGCAACCGTGTGTATACGCCCATCGTTACGTTGTGGGCCATGCTCTACCAAGCATTATCTGCAGACAAAAGCTTGCGCAACACGGTCAAATGCATCACCACCTGGCTCACTGCCGCAGGAATCCAACCCCCATCATCAGATACAGGAGCCTACAGTAAAGCCCGAGGAAGATTACCTGAGTCCCTGCTGCAACGGTTAATTCCCGAAACCGCTAACCACCTAGAGCAAAGCATTCCCCAAGAACACCACTGGTGTGATCGAACAGTGAAAGTCTATGACGGCACGACAGTGCTGATGGCTGATAGTGCGGCGAACCAAGGGGAGTATCCTCAACATGGCAATCAGGCTCCTAGCTGTGGATTCCCCATTGCCCGTTTAGTGGTGTTTTTTTGCTTAATCACAGGGGCAGTGGTCTCAGCCTGCATTGCCCCCTGGAGCATGAGTGAAATCGTCATCAGTCAGCTGCTTTATGAGGATCTGGAGGTTGATGATGTGGCCATAGCAGATCAAGCCTATGGCAGCTATGTTGATCTAGCCCTGATTCAACAACAAGGAGCCGATGGGGTTTTACGTAAACATCATGCCCGTCATACAGACTTCCGTAAAGGACGTAAGAACGGGATAGGAGACCACCAAGTTCAATGGCAAAAGCCCACACGGTGTCCCGCCCACATGAGTGCAACGGAGTTTGCAGAGATTCCCAAAACATTGACAGTCAGGGAGGTATCGCTACGTCTATCGCGTCGAGGCTTTCGAGACCAGTTCATTATCGTCGTCACGACTTTACTGGATGCTCAGCGCTATAGTGCTAAACAATTGACTCGCTTGTACGGATGGCGATGGCAGGCGGCTGAAGTCAATTTGAGACACCTCAAAACCACCTTAAAGATGGAAATGCTCACGGCAAAGACACCTGAAATGGTGCGCAAGGATATTTGGTCTCATTTGCTAGGCTACAACTTATTGAGAAGTCTCATGGAACAGGCTGCCCCATGGGCAGAATATGACCGCTCTCGACTCTCTTTACAAGGGGCTCGACAACACTTTAATCAGATGCTGGTTTTGTTAGCAACGGCGACACAAGCGATACGTCAACGGTTGTATGCTCATCTGCTTGAAAATATTGCTACTGACCTTCTGCCGGTTCGACCCCATCGGCTCGAACCCAGGGTCGTTAAACGAAGACCTAAGCCCTTCCCCAGAATGCGACAACCGCGCTCTGTCCTCAAAGCCAATCTGGCTGCTTGATTAAGCTTATCTCAGTGCCATTGATCTAGTTGCATTGCTCGCATTGCTGATTCCTCCAAGGCTAGATGTAGATCGCTCAATACTTTTGGGGCAGGGGATCTCCTCACAAATTCATCAAGTTTATTTCTTAAAGTCAAAGTAGAAGGAGATGACTCCCCAACCATTTCAAACATAACGGTGCTTTATAAAACTTCTGTGGGGAGCATCCCAAACCAGTTGTGACAGCGAGGAGGCGTAATGATGTCTATTGTCCTTCGTGATCCGTTCCGTAGTTTTGAACGCATGTATCCATTAGGTTGGGAACCTTTTCAAGAACTGGAAAGCTGGCAACGAGAGATGGATCGGATGTTTGGACGGTTAATGCCAATTTCTAAAGGGGATGGAGAAAAGAGTCTTACCTTTATGCCATCTGCGGAAATGGACGAAACCGATCAAGAAATCCATCTCAAATTTGAACTTCCTGGTCTTGATGCTAAGGATCTTGACATTGAAGTCACCAAAGATGCCGTTTTCATCCGAGGAGAACGCAAGACTGAAATTGAAGCAGAGTCAGAAGGGACCGTTCGATCTGAATTCCACTATGGAAAATTTGAACGCGTTATCCCCATGCCCAGCCCCATTAAGACCGATAACGTTCAAGCAGAATTCAACAATGGGGTCTTGAGTCTCACCTTAGCGAAGTCTGAGGAGGATATGAAAAAGTCCGTTAAAGTAGCAATTAGCTAGATTCTTAATTACTGTTTCGTGAGGCTGTGATCGCACCTTGAATATGAAGATGCGATCACAGTGCTAATTGCTGGATTAATTTACAGATCACTGTCTTGTGACCCATGCTCTAGCCCCGAGAAAAAAACCGTGAGGTATTGCGAACCAGTCATGAGAAGTACTTGGCTATGTCCGACTCTGATGTTCCTGATACCAATTTGTGTTTTGGGATGTAATTTAGATAGGATCTAATCCTATGTTCATTCCATAAGTATATGAGTCGAGTTAGTACAGTTAAACCGCATCTAACAGTGGATGAGGTGAAAGACAAAATTGCTACGGCTCCGACTGCCCGCTGTCAGCAAAAATGGATGATTATTTATAACGCCCTGGTAGATCCTCGCCCAGCTATCGAAATAGCCACGCATACTGCTACTAGTCTTCGAACGGTCCATCAGGTGATTTCCGCTTACAATCGCCTAGGAGCAGCAGCAATTGCTCCTAGGGCTAAACGGAAGAAGAATCCCGGTGCTTATCTGAGTATCGAAGAAGAGATTGAATTTTTAGAATCGTTTATTGAACGTGCTCAACAAGGTCATTTAACAACGGTTCAAGAGATCCAAACGGCCTTTGAGACTAAAGTGGAGACGTCAGTGGCACCCAGTACTATCTATCGTTTGCTAGACCGACACGGATGGCGCAAACTCATGCCTCGTCCGTCCCATCCCAATGGAAACAAAGCGGCACGAGAGGCTTTTAAAAAACTTTCGGGGGCTGGTCCAAACCGCTGTAGCAGATCGCTCAGCTGAAGACCAACGTCCCATTGTGATCATGGCAGCAGACGAAGGGCGCTTTGGTCGTCTAGGGCAAGTAAGAAGAGCTTGGTGTGCTCCTGGAATTCGACCCGAAAGTGGGCAGCAGCTTGTCCGTGAATATCTCTATGGCTATGTTGCTGTTGCTCCTGCGTTAGGAAAGATGAGTGCTTTAGTCTTACCCTTTTCCAATACTCAGATGATGAACTTATTCCTAGCACAAGTGGCGGATGAATTTTCAGACTATTTTGTGGTGATGCAGGTCGATGGAGCGTCTTACCACACCGGAAAGAAGCTCGTCATTCCAGACAATATACGCTTGATTGTTCAGCCTCCTCGAAGTCCACAACTCAATGCTGTAGAGCATATCTGGGAGGAGGTGAAAGAAAAGCACTTCTACAATCAGGTTTTTGATTCTTTAGATGAGGTATCCGATACCTTGTGCAAGGGACTCAAAGAACTCATGGATTTACCCGATAGGCTGACTTCTATGACCAATTTTCCTCATATGAGAATTACGATTTAAAACGCAAATTGGTATGACACCTTTTTCGACATAGTTCATACCTTGTTCTAAGGTGCTCCATAAGCTATTCGCTAAAATGGCACTATCTTACAGGTCTCTTGCTAAGCGCAAACTTGGCCTTTTCCTGCAGCCTTAAGTGGATGGTGTTATTGACGCATAAAGGCAGGAATTTTCACATGAATACTAAATCAGGTTATTTGTTCGGAGCAAAGCAGCACAGGCTCTACTATAGATCTACAGATAAAGATCCGTGATTAGCTAGGCAGCTTGTGTACCCAAGGTTTTGCAATATTTGCCCATTAAGACAGTAATTTCATTGGGAGTCTGACTAAAGTACAGTAGCCCCTCATCGACCTGCTGAACTAAGTCATCAAATTGCTTGAAGAACCGTAGGTGTGTGCTGCGTTTTTTGAGTTTCTTCCACAAGAATTCAATTGGGTTGAAGTCAGGAGAATATGTGGGTAATTGGAAAGGAGTAAGGCGAGCGGATTGCTGGTCAAAGAACTGCTTAGTTGCTTTACTGGTGTGATATCTAGCCCCGTCCTGAATGAGAATAATATGCTTGTGAGTCTGCTGGAGTACTTGAGTTAGAAAAGCAGTATACCCTTCAGAATTGAAGCGTCCCGTCTGACCTTGATAGAAGAACTGACCAGAATGATAATCAATTAATCCAAACACCTTGTAAGCCTTCCGTTTACCACTGGTGGGCAATGTTGGCTGGTCTCCACGAAGACTCCAGGTGTAGCTTAACGACCCCCACTGCGCAAAACTGGCCTCATCCCCAAATAAAATTAGGGCATCTTTGGCTGCTGATAAACGCAAAATCTCAGGCCATTTGTGTGTCATCCATTCTTGTCGCTTGGCTTCATTGAGATGAGCTGCAACAAACCGTGCTCTTTGAAATGAAAAGCCTAAGTTCCTCAGTAGAGTACTCACATAATGGGGATGATAGGAAACATTGAAGCGTTTCGCAATCAGGTCTTGAACCATTAATGCACTCCAACAACCACACTCGTATCCAGCTTTGAGCGGACCTGCTTTAATCCATGACTTGAGCTGTTGTCGTTGCCGTGGAGTGAGTTTGCTGCGACGTCCTTGAGACGCTTTGTATCTAAAGCTAGCGATACCTCGTTTTAGAAATGCATGCAGATAATCCCTGATCGTTTGTTCGCCTAGTGCCAATGTTTCAGCTACCTGTGCCACTGAACCACCTTGACCAAGCTGCAATAAAGCACTAATACGTTTGACCAGACGTAAATTCTGACTCCCGTATGCCTGGCGCAGTTTAGCTTCAATCTTTTGCGTGTTGATTGGGTAAAGCGCAGTTTGAATTGTGCGAGCATACTGGATGACCTCTGATAATCTTGAAATCCTTGCCAGAGCTAAGAGTATCAGGAGCTAGTTACTATATTTAATGAAGATGTAGTGTCGCTAAAACCACGGATGCTTTTCTGAAGATCTATATCGAGCTTGGTTTCACGAACATCCTCCTCAAGCTGCGGTGGCAATCATCCACGGCCTCGGTAGCCATGGCAGTACTTTTATAAATGCGGTCAATACCTTTGTTCCTCAGGATTATGCGGTCTATGTCTTAGATCTACGGGGGCATGGTCGCTCTTCTGGAGAGCGAGGCTATATCAACCACTGGTCAGAGTTTAGAGCCGATTTTCACATGTTTCTGCAGTTAGTTGAGTACCAACAGCCTAACGTTCCTCTCTTTGCCTGGGGACATAGTCTAGGCGGTGTAATTGTTCTGGATTACGTCCTACATTATTCCCATCAGCTGTTGGGCATCATTGTATCCGGTCTACCCATGGGAGCTGTTGGTGTTTTACCCTGGAAGTTAGCAATCGCTAGTCTTCTATCACAGCTATGGCCTCGATTTTCTCTCAATACGGGCATCGATCTAGCCAGTAATTCTAGCGATCCAGCCATCCTTCTAGACTATTCTCAGGATCCCCTGCAGCACACTCAAGGAACAGCTCGGTTAGCCACTGAGTTTCTCCGCACTCAAGCCGAATTACAAGCCCAGGCAACAAATATCCGTCTACCGCTGTTGATGCTCCATGGCAGCAACGATCAGACCGCTTCTCTCACCGAGAGCATAGCCTTTTTTCAAAAGGTCGGTAGCAAGACTAAACAACATCTAGAATATCCAGGAGCCTTTCACGACTTACACGCTGATCTGGATGCCCAAACAGTACTCGCTGATATAAGCCAATGGCTTCGTCAGCAGCTCACAACCTTTCAGAAGACCAAGGAACGACAGCTTAGTATAGTCAGCCTTTTGTGGTCTCTTCCAAAGAGCGAATGAATTCACGAATGATATCGGTCTTGGTCCGATGTGTTTTTTTCGCATAGCGGTCCAATATTTTTAGTTCATACTCTGGAACTCTTATGCAAAGCTGATTCTGGGCCATATGTATAGATATATGCTATACTGCGATTGTACCTTAAAAATTGTCATTCAACGCTACTGAGCATCTTTTAAGGTTCCAATTCAATGACCACGCTGTATTGATGCTATTCAAAATTATTCAAGCAGTGCTTCGGCATCGCTAATGCTCCTTATTGTTGTAGAAATAAGAAATTAGATCGCGTAGCTTTGCCAGAAGCCATCTCACATCAATGAAAGCGCGGAATGGTTGAGGAGACCTAGCACCGTTTGTG
Coding sequences within it:
- a CDS encoding Hsp20/alpha crystallin family protein; protein product: MSIVLRDPFRSFERMYPLGWEPFQELESWQREMDRMFGRLMPISKGDGEKSLTFMPSAEMDETDQEIHLKFELPGLDAKDLDIEVTKDAVFIRGERKTEIEAESEGTVRSEFHYGKFERVIPMPSPIKTDNVQAEFNNGVLSLTLAKSEEDMKKSVKVAIS
- a CDS encoding IS630 family transposase, with the protein product MQTALYPINTQKIEAKLRQAYGSQNLRLVKRISALLQLGQGGSVAQVAETLALGEQTIRDYLHAFLKRGIASFRYKASQGRRSKLTPRQRQQLKSWIKAGPLKAGYECGCWSALMVQDLIAKRFNVSYHPHYVSTLLRNLGFSFQRARFVAAHLNEAKRQEWMTHKWPEILRLSAAKDALILFGDEASFAQWGSLSYTWSLRGDQPTLPTSGKRKAYKVFGLIDYHSGQFFYQGQTGRFNSEGYTAFLTQVLQQTHKHIILIQDGARYHTSKATKQFFDQQSARLTPFQLPTYSPDFNPIEFLWKKLKKRSTHLRFFKQFDDLVQQVDEGLLYFSQTPNEITVLMGKYCKTLGTQAA
- a CDS encoding IS630 family transposase, with the protein product METKRHERLLKNFRGLVQTAVADRSAEDQRPIVIMAADEGRFGRLGQVRRAWCAPGIRPESGQQLVREYLYGYVAVAPALGKMSALVLPFSNTQMMNLFLAQVADEFSDYFVVMQVDGASYHTGKKLVIPDNIRLIVQPPRSPQLNAVEHIWEEVKEKHFYNQVFDSLDEVSDTLCKGLKELMDLPDRLTSMTNFPHMRITI
- a CDS encoding winged helix-turn-helix domain-containing protein produces the protein MSRVSTVKPHLTVDEVKDKIATAPTARCQQKWMIIYNALVDPRPAIEIATHTATSLRTVHQVISAYNRLGAAAIAPRAKRKKNPGAYLSIEEEIEFLESFIERAQQGHLTTVQEIQTAFETKVETSVAPSTIYRLLDRHGWRKLMPRPSHPNGNKAAREAFKKLSGAGPNRCSRSLS
- a CDS encoding alpha/beta hydrolase — its product is MAIIHGLGSHGSTFINAVNTFVPQDYAVYVLDLRGHGRSSGERGYINHWSEFRADFHMFLQLVEYQQPNVPLFAWGHSLGGVIVLDYVLHYSHQLLGIIVSGLPMGAVGVLPWKLAIASLLSQLWPRFSLNTGIDLASNSSDPAILLDYSQDPLQHTQGTARLATEFLRTQAELQAQATNIRLPLLMLHGSNDQTASLTESIAFFQKVGSKTKQHLEYPGAFHDLHADLDAQTVLADISQWLRQQLTTFQKTKERQLSIVSLLWSLPKSE
- a CDS encoding ABC transporter ATP-binding protein is translated as MSQPSQISNNKGNSRITLASPSLFQVRGVTKTYVMGEVTVEALRSVDLELFTGEFIVLLGPSGSGKSTLLNILGGLDVPSSGQVIFQGQDLTAASDRTLTRFRRQSVGFVFQFYNLIPSLTARENVALVTEIAPQPMHPREALERVHLGDRINHFPAQLSGGEQQRVAIARAIAKRPQVLLCDEPTGALDYQTGKLVLEALAQVNRELGTTTAVITHNAGIAAMADRVITMRSGEIVAVRENEHKLKPGELEW
- a CDS encoding ribbon-helix-helix protein, CopG family, with protein sequence MAQNQLCIRVPEYELKILDRYAKKTHRTKTDIIREFIRSLEETTKG